From one Triticum aestivum cultivar Chinese Spring chromosome 4B, IWGSC CS RefSeq v2.1, whole genome shotgun sequence genomic stretch:
- the LOC123091177 gene encoding COBRA-like protein 2 has translation MRLCAAAAALALLLLVGAAPLTEAYDPLDPTGNITIKWDITQWTADGYIAVVSINNYQKYRHIQAPGWHLRWAWTKKEIIWGMMGAQTIEQGDCSEFKGNIPHCCRRDPTVVDLLPGATNGMQVGNCCKGGVLSSWVQDPVNAVASFQITVGRSGTSNRTVKPPKNFTLKAPGPGYTCGATHKVKPPTKFISPDGRRTTQAQVTWDVICTYSQFVAQRGPACCVALSSFYNETIVDCPKCSCGCQNNITNPGSCVEANSPYLASVVNGPGKGSSTPLVRCSPHMCPIKVHWHVKANYREYWRVKITISNWNYRMNYSQWNLVVQHPNFDNVTTIFSFNYKALNPYGVINDTAMLWGLKYYNDLLMVSGPDGNVQSELLFRKDPSTFTFEKGWGFPRRIYFNGQSCVMPQPDLYPWLPSSSPRLTKTAFLALAIAACATVAFLYNHLVLDKYCRKS, from the exons ATGCgcctctgcgccgccgccgccgcgctggcgCTGCTCCTGCTCGTCGGAGCGGCGCCTCTGACAG AAGCTTACGACCCTCTTGATCCAACTGGGAACATCACAATCAAATGGGATATCACTCAGTGGACTGCAGATGGCTATATT GCTGTTGTTTCCATAAACAATTACCAGAAGTACCGTCATATCCAAGCACCTGGGTGGCATCTTAGGTGGGCTTGGACAAAGAAGGAGATCATCTGGGGAATGATGGGTGCACAGACCATAGAGCAAGGGGATTGCTCTGAATTTAAAGGCAATATACCACACTGCTGCAGGAGAGACCCAACAGTAGTTGACTTGCTTCCTGGTGCGACTAACGGCATGCAGGTGGGAAATTGTTGCAAAGGAGGAGTTCTTAGCTCATGGGTGCAAGATCCAGTCAATGCAGTGGCATCGTTTCAGATCACTGTTGGCCGATCCGGAACGAGCAATAGGACAGTGAAACCGCCGAAAAACTTCACCCTCAAGGCCCCAGGTCCAGGGTATACCTGTGGAGCAACCCATAAAGTAAAACCTCCCACTAAGTTCATTTCGCCCGATGGAAGGAGAACAACTCAAGCGCAAG TGACTTGGGATGTGATATGCACATATTCACAGTTTGTTGCTCAAAGAGGTCCTGCTTGTTGTGTTGCCCTATCATCGTTTTACAATGAAACGATAGTTGACTGCCCAAAATGTTCGTGTGGCTGCCAAAATAACATAACCAACCCTGGGAGCTGCGTTGA GGCTAATTCGCCTTACTTGGCTTCAGTGGTGAATGGACCTGGCAAGGGCAGCTCGACCCCCCTAGTACGATGCTCGCCCCATATGTGCCCAATCAAGGTGCACTGGCATGTTAAGGCCAACTATAGGGAGTATTggagggtgaagatcaccatttCAAACTGGAACTACCGGATGAACTACTCGCAGTGGAACTTGGTTGTTCAACACCCAAATTTCGACAATGTCACGACAATTTTCAGCTTCAACTACAAAGCATTGAACCCCTACGGAGTAATAA ATGATACCGCGATGCTGTGGGGTCTCAAGTACTACAATGACCTGCTCATGGTGTCTGGGCCAGACGGCAATGTGCAATCCGAGCTTCTGTTCAGGAAGGACCCATCAACCTTCACTTTCGAGAAGGGCTGGGGTTTTCCAAGACGCATATACTTCAATGGCCAGAGCTGCGTCATGCCTCAACCAGATTTGTACCCATGGCTGCCAAGCTCCTCCCCAAGACTGACGAAGACGGCGTTTCTGGCCCTGGCCATCGCCGCTTGCGCGACGGTGGCGTTCTTGTACAATCATCTAGTGTTAGATAAATACTGCAGGAAGTCATGA